In one window of Macadamia integrifolia cultivar HAES 741 chromosome 2, SCU_Mint_v3, whole genome shotgun sequence DNA:
- the LOC122092943 gene encoding sm-like protein LSM3B: protein MASEEESTVKEPLDLIRLSLDERIYVKLRSDRELRGKLHAYDQHLNMILGDVEEIITTVEIDDETYEEIVRTTRRTVPFLFVRGDGVILVSPPLRTA, encoded by the exons ATGGCGAGCGAAGAAGAGAGCACAGTGAAGGAGCCCCTCGATCTCATCAGACTCAGTCTCGACGAGCGAATCTATGTCAAGCTTCGTTCTGATAGAGAACTCAGAGGAAAACTACAC GCCTATGATCAGCATTTAAATATGATACTGGGAGATGTTGAAGAAATCATTACTACGGTAGAAATTGATGATGAAACTTATGAAGAGATTGTTCGG ACAACAAGACGCACCGTTCCATTTCTTTTTGTCAGGGGAGATGGTGTGATATTGGTTTCTCCACCATTGAGGACTGCTTGA
- the LOC122092262 gene encoding protein BOLA2, with product MGVTKEEVEATLTSKLKPSHIEVTDTSGGCGASFEIEIVSEQFEGKRLLERHRMVNTALAEEMKNIHALSIKKSLTPAQWKQQQEAESNNTEPA from the exons ATGGGAGTGACGAAGGAGGAGGTTGAAGCTACCTTGACTTCAAAATTGAAGCCTTCTCACATC GAAGTAACTGATACATCTGGAGG TTGTGGTGCAAGCTTCGAGATCGAGATTGTGTCAGAACAGTTTGAAGGGAAGAGGTTACTGGAAAGGCATCGGATGGTGAATACTGCATTGGCCGAGGAGATGAAAAACATCCATGCACTCTCAATAAAGAAATCTCTTACTCCTGCACAGTGGAAACAGCAACAAGAGGCAGAGTCGAACAATACTGAACCGGCATAG
- the LOC122060867 gene encoding two-component response regulator ARR2-like isoform X1, with translation MESKNVNGFSAGLSVLVVDYDHKSLQNVERMLQECNYKVVAVDHAVAALAIIRDRRGEFDAVLMDLHMPPEGDGLELLKYIKHEFNLPVIMMSTDDKDEADAEICLHNGAYFFWKKPLSMRNIRYHLWKFIFMYKNAKTRALKMKRKMHGLRKSSSMSKSNGSMSPIAIKSISGRKRNAPRMRRPKINWTEELHSKFLKAIEIVGFQNAVPSNILELMKEPRLSRSQISSHLQKYRKYLRNQKQVLNSMAHLTRNSKPTSGQPSLGHNYEQGSGSCDQEQQCLHTGGVQQNLSLGESSLPNANSHLNEGNDFLGCFEWMDS, from the exons ATGGAGTCAAAAAATGTCAATGGCTTTTCTGCAGGACTGAGTGTTCTAGTTGTTGATtatgatcacaaaagccttcaGAATGTTGAAAGAATGCTACAAGAATGCAACTATAAAG TTGTTGCTGTTGATCATGCGGTGGCTGCTTTAGCTATTATTCGCGACCGGAGAGGTGAATTTGACGCTGTTCTAATGGATCTTCACATGCCACCTGAGGGGGATGGACTTGAACTCCTCAAGTATATTAAGCATGAATTCAATCTTCCTGTCATTA TGATGTCTACAGATGATAAAGATGAAGCTGATGCAGAAATTTGTCTCCATAATGGGGCTTACTTCTTTTGGAAAAAACCTTTATCCATGAGAAATATTAGATACCACCTCTggaaattcatattcatgtacAAAAATGCCAAAACTAGGGCactaaaaatgaagagaaagatgCATGGTTTGcgaaaatcatcttcaatgtcaaAATCAAATGGATCTATGTCTCCGATAGCAATCAAGTCGATCAgtggaaggaaaagaaatgcCCCAAGAATGAGGAGACCAAAAATAAATTGGACTGAAGAGCTTCATTCAAAGTTCTTGAAAGCCATTGAAATTGTTGGCTTCCAAA ATGCTGTACCATCAAATATacttgagcttatgaaggaaCCAAGATTAAGTAGATCTCAAATTTCAAGTCATTTGCAG AAGTATCGTAAGTACCTAAGAAATCAAAAGCAGGTTTTAAATTCAATGGCCCATTTGACGCGTAATTCAAAACCCACATCAGGTCAGCCATCTCTTGGTCATAACTATGAACAAGGATCAGGTTCTTGTGACCAAGAGCAACAATGTCTTCATACCGGAGGAGTCCAACAAAATCTGAGTCTGGGTGAATCGTCACTTCCAAATGCAAATTCACATCTTAATGAAGGTAATGATTTTCTAGGGTGTTTCgagtggatggattcataa
- the LOC122060867 gene encoding two-component response regulator ARR2-like isoform X2 encodes MESKNVNGFSAGLSVLVVDYDHKSLQNVERMLQECNYKVVAVDHAVAALAIIRDRRGEFDAVLMDLHMPPEGDGLELLKYIKHEFNLPVIMMSTDDKDEADAEICLHNGAYFFWKKPLSMRNIRYHLWKFIFMYKNAKTRALKMKRKMHGLRKSSSMSKSNGSMSPIAIKSISGRKRNAPRMRRPKINWTEELHSKFLKAIEIVGFQNAVPSNILELMKEPRLSRSQISSHLQVSHLLVITMNKDQVLVTKSNNVFIPEESNKI; translated from the exons ATGGAGTCAAAAAATGTCAATGGCTTTTCTGCAGGACTGAGTGTTCTAGTTGTTGATtatgatcacaaaagccttcaGAATGTTGAAAGAATGCTACAAGAATGCAACTATAAAG TTGTTGCTGTTGATCATGCGGTGGCTGCTTTAGCTATTATTCGCGACCGGAGAGGTGAATTTGACGCTGTTCTAATGGATCTTCACATGCCACCTGAGGGGGATGGACTTGAACTCCTCAAGTATATTAAGCATGAATTCAATCTTCCTGTCATTA TGATGTCTACAGATGATAAAGATGAAGCTGATGCAGAAATTTGTCTCCATAATGGGGCTTACTTCTTTTGGAAAAAACCTTTATCCATGAGAAATATTAGATACCACCTCTggaaattcatattcatgtacAAAAATGCCAAAACTAGGGCactaaaaatgaagagaaagatgCATGGTTTGcgaaaatcatcttcaatgtcaaAATCAAATGGATCTATGTCTCCGATAGCAATCAAGTCGATCAgtggaaggaaaagaaatgcCCCAAGAATGAGGAGACCAAAAATAAATTGGACTGAAGAGCTTCATTCAAAGTTCTTGAAAGCCATTGAAATTGTTGGCTTCCAAA ATGCTGTACCATCAAATATacttgagcttatgaaggaaCCAAGATTAAGTAGATCTCAAATTTCAAGTCATTTGCAG GTCAGCCATCTCTTGGTCATAACTATGAACAAGGATCAGGTTCTTGTGACCAAGAGCAACAATGTCTTCATACCGGAGGAGTCCAACAAAATCTGA